One genomic region from Salvia hispanica cultivar TCC Black 2014 chromosome 2, UniMelb_Shisp_WGS_1.0, whole genome shotgun sequence encodes:
- the LOC125203951 gene encoding serine carboxypeptidase-like 34 isoform X2 — MQKAMHQAILLIMAAVAAVASHGRTPEQEADRVSGLPGQPPVSFEHYAGYVTVNESHGRALFYWFFEATKNPQKKPLVLWLNGGPGCSSIGYGLSEELGPFFPQKGKPKLKFNKNSWNKAANLIFLESPVGVGFSYTNTSSDLKEHIGDTITALDSYNFLLGWFRRFPQFKSHEFYIAGESYAGHYVPQLAELIIEKNKIASEDDHINLKGIMIGNAAIDSETDQKGLIDYAWHHAVISDKLYEEIKKKCNFKLENVSSDCNNALDKYFEVYKIIDMYSLYTPNCVDSNYTTISEPYSHFKEGVPKYISHIGIHGRALAGYDPCASVYTKDYFNRRDVQQALHANVTKIPYEWVHCSDILEYKDEGITSILPTIKRIITSNLRVWVYSGDTDGRVPVTSTRYALRKLKLHIQQDWTPWFTNNKQVGGWTVEYEGLMFVTLRGAGHQVPTFKPRQALQMLNHFLKNNKLPSLPF, encoded by the exons ATGCAGAAGGCGATGCATCAAGCGATTCTGTTAATAATGGCGGCGGTTGCGGCGGTGGCAAGTCACGGGAGGACGCCGGAGCAGGAGGCCGACCGAGTGTCGGGGCTGCCCGGGCAGCCACCGGTGAGCTTCGAGCACTATGCAGGGTACGTCACCGTCAACGAGAGCCACGGAAGAGCACTGTTTTATTGGTTTTTTGAAGCCACCAAAAATCCTCAGAAGAAACCTCTCGTCTTGTGGCTCAATGGAG GTCCAGGATGCTCGTCAATCGGATATGGGCTATCAGAAGAGTTGGGACCTTTCTTTCCCCAGAAAGGGAAACCAAAGcttaaatttaacaaaaactCATGGAACAAAG CGGCCAACTTAATATTCCTAGAATCCCCTGTTGGTGTTGGATTCTCGTACACAAACACAAGTAGTGACTTAAAGGAGCACATTGGTGACACTATTACTG CTTTGGATTCATACAATTTTCTGTTGGGCTGGTTTCGAAGGTTTCCGCAATTTAAATCTCATGAATTCTACATTGCTGGGGAAAGCTATGCAG GACACTATGTCCCTCAGCTTGCTGAGTTAATAatagagaaaaacaaaatagcaTCGGAAGACGATCATATTAATCTGAAAGGCATCATg ATCGGGAATGCAGCAATCGACTCTGAAACAGACCAAAAGGGCTTGATTGACTATGCTTGGCATCATGCAGTTATATCTGACAAACTATACgaagaaatcaagaaaaaatgcAACTTCAAATTGGAAAATGTGTCGAGCGATTGCAACAACGCTCTTGATAAATACTTTGAGGTTTATAAAATCATAGATATGTACAGTTTGTACACTCCAAATTGCGTCGATAGCAATTACACTACCATTTCCGAACCTTACTCGCATTTTAAGGAAGGTGTTCCAAAGTATATATCCCACATT GGAATTCACGGAAGGGCGTTAGCAGGGTACGATCCATGTGCTTCGGTATATACTAAGGACTATTTCAATAGGCGAGATGTTCAACAAGCTCTACATGCTAATGTCACAAAAATCCCTTATGAATGGGTACATTGCAG TGATATCCTCGAATATAAAGACGAAGGCATCACTTCTATACTCCCAACTATAAAAAGAATCATCACCTCAAATCTAAGAGTTTGGGTATATAG TGGAGATACAGACGGTAGGGTTCCAGTAACATCAACGAGATATGCTTTGCGAAAGTTAAAATTGCATATCCAACAAGACTGGACTCCTTGGTTCACGAACAATAAGCAG GTGGGAGGATGGACGGTGGAGTATGAAGGGTTGATGTTTGTGACATTGAGAGGAGCAGGGCATCAAGTTCCCACATTTAAGCCGAGGCAGGCGTTGCAAATGCttaatcattttctcaaaaacaaTAAACTTCCTTCTCTTCCCTTTTGA
- the LOC125203951 gene encoding serine carboxypeptidase-like 34 isoform X1 has protein sequence MQKAMHQAILLIMAAVAAVASHGRTPEQEADRVSGLPGQPPVSFEHYAGYVTVNESHGRALFYWFFEATKNPQKKPLVLWLNGGPGCSSIGYGLSEELGPFFPQKGKPKLKFNKNSWNKAANLIFLESPVGVGFSYTNTSSDLKEHIGDTITALDSYNFLLGWFRRFPQFKSHEFYIAGESYAGHYVPQLAELIIEKNKIASEDDHINLKGIMIGNAAIDSETDQKGLIDYAWHHAVISDKLYEEIKKKCNFKLENVSSDCNNALDKYFEVYKIIDMYSLYTPNCVDSNYTTISEPYSHFKEGVPKYISHIKGIHGRALAGYDPCASVYTKDYFNRRDVQQALHANVTKIPYEWVHCSDILEYKDEGITSILPTIKRIITSNLRVWVYSGDTDGRVPVTSTRYALRKLKLHIQQDWTPWFTNNKQVGGWTVEYEGLMFVTLRGAGHQVPTFKPRQALQMLNHFLKNNKLPSLPF, from the exons ATGCAGAAGGCGATGCATCAAGCGATTCTGTTAATAATGGCGGCGGTTGCGGCGGTGGCAAGTCACGGGAGGACGCCGGAGCAGGAGGCCGACCGAGTGTCGGGGCTGCCCGGGCAGCCACCGGTGAGCTTCGAGCACTATGCAGGGTACGTCACCGTCAACGAGAGCCACGGAAGAGCACTGTTTTATTGGTTTTTTGAAGCCACCAAAAATCCTCAGAAGAAACCTCTCGTCTTGTGGCTCAATGGAG GTCCAGGATGCTCGTCAATCGGATATGGGCTATCAGAAGAGTTGGGACCTTTCTTTCCCCAGAAAGGGAAACCAAAGcttaaatttaacaaaaactCATGGAACAAAG CGGCCAACTTAATATTCCTAGAATCCCCTGTTGGTGTTGGATTCTCGTACACAAACACAAGTAGTGACTTAAAGGAGCACATTGGTGACACTATTACTG CTTTGGATTCATACAATTTTCTGTTGGGCTGGTTTCGAAGGTTTCCGCAATTTAAATCTCATGAATTCTACATTGCTGGGGAAAGCTATGCAG GACACTATGTCCCTCAGCTTGCTGAGTTAATAatagagaaaaacaaaatagcaTCGGAAGACGATCATATTAATCTGAAAGGCATCATg ATCGGGAATGCAGCAATCGACTCTGAAACAGACCAAAAGGGCTTGATTGACTATGCTTGGCATCATGCAGTTATATCTGACAAACTATACgaagaaatcaagaaaaaatgcAACTTCAAATTGGAAAATGTGTCGAGCGATTGCAACAACGCTCTTGATAAATACTTTGAGGTTTATAAAATCATAGATATGTACAGTTTGTACACTCCAAATTGCGTCGATAGCAATTACACTACCATTTCCGAACCTTACTCGCATTTTAAGGAAGGTGTTCCAAAGTATATATCCCACATT aagGGAATTCACGGAAGGGCGTTAGCAGGGTACGATCCATGTGCTTCGGTATATACTAAGGACTATTTCAATAGGCGAGATGTTCAACAAGCTCTACATGCTAATGTCACAAAAATCCCTTATGAATGGGTACATTGCAG TGATATCCTCGAATATAAAGACGAAGGCATCACTTCTATACTCCCAACTATAAAAAGAATCATCACCTCAAATCTAAGAGTTTGGGTATATAG TGGAGATACAGACGGTAGGGTTCCAGTAACATCAACGAGATATGCTTTGCGAAAGTTAAAATTGCATATCCAACAAGACTGGACTCCTTGGTTCACGAACAATAAGCAG GTGGGAGGATGGACGGTGGAGTATGAAGGGTTGATGTTTGTGACATTGAGAGGAGCAGGGCATCAAGTTCCCACATTTAAGCCGAGGCAGGCGTTGCAAATGCttaatcattttctcaaaaacaaTAAACTTCCTTCTCTTCCCTTTTGA